Within the Maniola hyperantus chromosome 7, iAphHyp1.2, whole genome shotgun sequence genome, the region tcttccaacgctgcgcattCTGGAGAGGGGCCGAAGAAATGGTGGGTCAAAATTTTAAAGTGGAgttatatgaaagggttttactttCAATTTCTAAAGAACTATAAGTTAAGAATGTCCTGTTTACGCACTTTACTTTTATGCATGTATAGCTATACAAATGATTCAGTGATAAGAGATACGTGTTATCAGACAGAGCACTGTATAAATATTATCCTTACATTTTATGCGTATCGCCAGTTGAGGCTGAGTGTCTGAAGTGTTTATACCTTGAAGGTGAGTCATTTTCATGTTTAATTAGAAAGCGATACCTAAATAGGTCAGACTAATACCTAGTTTGAATATAGCTATTCAGGAAATAAGATGAAACTAGATCGAATTTTATGGACGGACAACATAGTAAAAAaccggcaagtgcgagtcaggctcgcgcaaggagggttccgtactacagtcgtattttttcgacattttgcacgataggtaaatcaaaaactatgatgcataaaaataaataaaaatctgatttagaatgcacaggtgaagacctttcatatgataccccacttgatgtagttatcttacttagaaaatggaaaatactatctaattattagttcatgaccacaatttaattttttttgtgtgatgtaaccacagattcacagttttcagatttttccccgaatgtctgctataagatctacctacctgccaaatctcatgattctaggtcaacgagaagtaactaccctgtaggtttcttgacagaccgacagacagacagacaacgaagtgatcctataaggggtccgtttttcattttgaggtacggaaccctaaaaaatgatatACAAACctgaaaattttgaatttttgtaaagAAAATGTTGTAATCTTTGAACCTAATCCATCATGTtacaaataaaaacacaaaagcGGTAATGATGGTTCAGGTACATAGTATCTGccattagtacccttattataaatgcgaaagtgtgtttgtttgttggtttgttggtttgtccttcattcacgtcgcaacggagcaactgatcgacgtgattttttgcatgggtatagttaaaaaactggagagtgacataggctactttttatcccggaaaatcaaagagttcctacgcgatgtttaaaaacctaaatccacgcgtaggaagttgcgggcatcagctagtaggtttATAAAGTAAGCATAAGTTGACGTAAGCACCACGGAAAAAAATCTAAGATAGGtacaatgattattttattttttagatgaAGTTCACTATCGGCATTTTGATCGTGACAGCCCTGGCCTCACTCGCCAGCGGGGCCGTAGTGAAAGGCATCAGCAGATCAAACCTGAGTCAAGGCTACGTTTATCCCGGGGACAGGTTGCTGACTAGGTATGAAATACTTAAAAACCATTAAGCTTTGAATTTGTAATAGATGCTTCGGTGTTGGAGCTATCCGTCACCATtagagtgactgatctatcaacgcacagctcaaactactggacggatcgggctgaaatttggcatgcagatagctattatgacgtaggcatccgctaagaaaggatttttgaaaattcaacccctaagggagtgaaataggggtttgaaatttgtgaagtccacgcggacgaagtcgcgagcataagctagttttatattaattctttaaattttgcttcaaaaccaccaaaaaaaaaaaacttaatattataaaatgtgaaagtgtggatgtttgttactcaatcacgcaaaaacggcttaacggatttggatgaaatttggaatggagatataccctggattaacacatggactactttttatcacggaaaatcaaagagttcccgcgggattttgaaaaatgtaaatccacgcagacgaagtcgcgggcatcagctagtaaaaataaatccatactacttaacattataaatgtgatatgTCTGtgattttggcaaaatttggtacagagatagcttgcatctcggggatggACATAAAGGCTACTTTATGACTCGGAAAATcggagttcccacgagatttctaaaattctaaatctaTGGGGATTAAGTTGCAGGCACGatctatttggtacagcttGTATCTTGgagttggacataggctactttttatgcagaaatatcaaagagttcccactgaatttttaaaaacctaatccgcgcggacgaagtcgcgggcattatctagttatagtacctacctaaatatatgaaagaatTAACATACTGACATATCAATTAAACCGAGGTGTTTAGAGACTTTAAATATTCATTATATGCAGACGCTTTACCAcagtcacacctgatggaaagtgatgatgagtcctaagatgggacacgtttacctagaagacgcctattcactcttgttttaaagacaccgggttgtaattggtaggaaacacagatcgtggaagagtattccaaaccttaacCATGCGTATGAGAAATGACGAAGCAAGGCAAGACTTGAGATTTTGAATGCAGCTTTTCCCTCTAACGTAGACCCTCGCTAGAAAGGATTCTGAGCCATTCCAACAGCACCTGAAAGCCTACCTCTAACCTAACGAAGTCTAAGAAAAGTTCTTCAGAAAGTCCACCCGAGGGTCACTTAGTTTTGTAAAATACTTCTCTATTTTCCAGGCAACATCTCTACCAACCAGCAAGGCCAAACACAATCCAGTATCAAGACTACACGTACCGAGGCAACTATACTACTAGGATATCAGCAGTAACTGCTACTGAAGTGGGTTACACCCAGTACGCTACAGCGTGGGTGCTCGCCGGCGGGGTGGGGTACAGCAGTGTCACTGTAAGGGTGCAGTCCGCTAAGGGATACGGGTTTTATTTCGCCATTGATGTATGGGGACGATAATAAGCAATTTATTATAGCACCTTCTTAGTCGAATATAACAAGTATTAATAGCATAATctaattcttatttaaaaaattataaatacgacCTATCTTCGTAAAAAAACGAACTAAACAGTAAAAGAAAAGTCATATTTGAAAATGGCACCATACAGCCCACTACATGTACCATCAGCAAGACCGAACACAATCCAGTATCAAGACTACACGTATCGAGGCAACTATACTACTAGGATATCAGCAGTAACTGCTACTGAAGTGGGCTACACCCAGTACGCGACAGCGTGGGTGCTCGCCGGGCGGGGTGTGGCACAACAGTATCACTGTGAGGTTGCAGTCCGCTAAGGGATACGGGTTTCATTTCGTCATTGATGTATGGGGACGATAATAAGCAATTTATGATAGTACCTAATTAGTCTATTTATAACAAGTATTACTAGCATAATAAGTCgttattacaaaaattaaaaaacacgaCCTGACCTTTTTgagtatttttattcatatgATAATAATTGGAGGATTGTATACTTACctgctttaattatttttttgcttaTAGCTgtttcacaaaatattatatcatgTGGCCTTTTCGGATGTATCACGAAATATCATAAATATTCGAGCCGTTtgtttttaagggttccgtacctcaaaagaaaaaaacgaaacccttataggatcactttgttgtctgtctgtctgccggtctgtcaagaaacctacagggtacttcccgttgacctagaatcatgaaatttggcaggtaggtaggtcttatagcagacattaggggaaaaaatctgaaaaacgtgaatttgtaatacatcacacaaaaaataattaattgtggtcacgaactactaatttgtattttcaattttggaagtaaaactatatcaagtggggcatcatatgaaaggtcttcacctgtgcattctaaaacagattttaatttatttttatgcatcatagtttttgaattatcgtgcaaaatgtcgaaaaaatacgattgtagtacggaatcctcgttgcgcgagtctgactcgcacttggccgattttttgtaTTCCGAATAGATTATGCTTATGTAATAAAAAGGCTTTGGCTCCCGCTTTCCACTGGAAAACGG harbors:
- the LOC117984125 gene encoding probable salivary secreted peptide — its product is MKFTIGILIVTALASLASGAVVKGISRSNLSQGYVYPGDRLLTRQHLYQPARPNTIQYQDYTYRGNYTTRISAVTATEVGYTQYATAWVLAGGVGYSSVTVRVQSAKGYGFYFAIDVWGR